The proteins below are encoded in one region of Veillonellales bacterium:
- a CDS encoding glycosyltransferase produces the protein MIMGVYNCENTVKESIDSIINQTYTNWEFIICDDGSSDNTYKIALEYAHQYPDKIRLIKNEKNLRLAATLNHCLEYATGEYVARMDGDDISLPARFKTQVAFLNANPQYQVVGTQMITFNETGDQGIRGGIEKPDKTYLRYTTPFAHATIMMRKDAYDKLAGYKVDKEITRCEDVDLWFRFFKEGLQGYNIPIPLYKVREGIQDFKRRKLSYAINTAKVCYKGYKLLDYPKKYYIFALKPIVSSLIPPKLLKYYHNLKEAK, from the coding sequence GTGATTATGGGAGTATATAATTGTGAAAACACAGTAAAGGAAAGTATTGATTCAATCATAAACCAAACTTATACTAACTGGGAATTCATTATCTGTGACGACGGTTCTTCGGATAATACATATAAAATTGCGCTGGAATATGCACATCAGTATCCGGATAAGATCAGATTGATAAAAAACGAGAAAAATCTTCGTCTGGCAGCGACGTTAAATCACTGTCTGGAATACGCAACGGGTGAATATGTTGCCCGGATGGACGGAGATGATATATCTCTCCCCGCAAGGTTTAAGACGCAGGTCGCTTTTTTGAATGCCAACCCTCAATATCAAGTCGTTGGCACACAAATGATCACGTTTAATGAAACCGGCGATCAAGGAATCAGAGGGGGAATTGAAAAACCAGATAAAACATACCTCAGATATACCACTCCATTTGCTCATGCTACGATCATGATGCGGAAGGATGCTTATGATAAACTTGCCGGCTATAAGGTGGATAAAGAAATAACAAGATGCGAAGATGTTGATTTATGGTTTAGATTTTTTAAGGAAGGATTGCAGGGCTATAATATACCAATTCCTTTATATAAAGTCAGGGAAGGGATTCAGGATTTTAAACGCAGAAAATTGTCATACGCAATTAATACAGCTAAAGTTTGTTATAAAGGTTATAAATTATTAGATTATCCCAAAAAATATTATATTTTTGCCTTAAAACCAATAGTATCCAGCTTAATACCGCCCAAATTGCTGAAGTACTATCATAATCTGAAAGAGGCGAAATAA
- a CDS encoding glycosyltransferase, with protein sequence MKKRILFFIPDLRYGGAEKVLVNLLNNLSRNKYELSLLTLFDEGVNKQYLKKDIHYKYIFKRVFRGNTYLLKIFTPTFLYKLYVKKHYDIVVAYLEGIPSRVFSGCADNSIKKISWIHTEMTNPQKFMGPYRSFAEGIKCYQKYDAIVGVSQTVVESFKRGTGIHEKLYVKYNTVETEQIRAKACESVDDVIFEKDVINLCSVGRLIKEKGYERLLRLHKKLINDGILFHLYILGRGEYRTRLEKYIANNNLSHSVTLLGFKENPYKYVRSADLFVCSSYKEGFSTAVTEALIVGTPVITTLCSGMEEMLDCGKYGVIVENNEAALYEGLKKLLTDKELLAAYKAKANQRGKQFETKATIGEVEKLFDEI encoded by the coding sequence ATGAAGAAAAGGATATTATTTTTTATACCGGATTTAAGGTATGGCGGAGCTGAAAAAGTTTTAGTAAACCTTTTAAATAATTTAAGCAGAAATAAATATGAGTTATCTTTGCTCACTCTTTTTGATGAGGGAGTTAATAAACAGTATCTAAAAAAAGATATTCATTATAAATATATATTTAAAAGGGTATTCAGGGGGAATACTTATTTATTGAAAATATTTACGCCTACGTTTCTCTATAAATTATATGTGAAGAAACATTACGATATAGTCGTAGCTTATTTAGAGGGAATCCCATCACGGGTGTTCAGTGGCTGCGCTGATAACTCTATAAAAAAGATTAGCTGGATTCATACGGAAATGACAAATCCGCAAAAATTTATGGGACCTTACCGTTCTTTTGCAGAAGGTATAAAGTGTTATCAAAAGTATGATGCCATTGTAGGAGTTTCTCAGACTGTAGTTGAGTCGTTTAAAAGAGGGACAGGCATACACGAAAAATTGTATGTTAAATATAATACCGTTGAAACGGAACAAATCAGAGCGAAAGCTTGTGAATCGGTTGATGATGTTATCTTTGAGAAAGATGTGATTAATCTTTGCTCGGTGGGAAGATTAATCAAAGAAAAAGGATATGAACGATTGCTTAGACTACATAAAAAACTTATTAACGACGGAATTTTATTCCATTTATATATTTTAGGACGAGGTGAATATCGGACAAGACTGGAAAAGTATATTGCGAACAACAATCTCTCCCATAGTGTTACCTTGTTAGGCTTTAAAGAGAACCCTTATAAATATGTTAGAAGTGCGGATCTATTTGTGTGTTCTTCCTATAAAGAAGGCTTTAGCACCGCAGTGACGGAAGCGTTAATCGTGGGGACCCCGGTCATAACAACGCTTTGCTCGGGAATGGAAGAAATGCTGGATTGTGGTAAATATGGGGTAATTGTTGAGAATAATGAAGCAGCATTGTATGAAGGTTTAAAAAAACTACTTACAGATAAAGAATTACTGGCTGCCTATAAAGCTAAGGCAAACCAGCGGGGCAAACAGTTTGAAACAAAAGCCACGATTGGCGAAGTAGAGAAACTATTTGATGAAATATAG
- a CDS encoding EpsG family protein gives MLWITLAIVFISGYFARRYNGNVAAIDGVILTSNRPNKGLAFIAAAALVLVSGLRNNIGDTGYYIYGFVHSIPYKGEPGFDVFQSLIKELISNDPQVFIFICALITNALIVLVFYKYSAMFELSLFLYITTGNYLVTMNGIRQCLVSAIVFLGTQLIATGKWLPFFILVGLVSTIHTSALIFIPVYFFVRLKPWSKLISITLIAAIVVLLLFDQIGAFLLGTFDGTQYAGYEKSILAAGGGANILRVFVGAVPVILAYLGRKQIEKNNDKFVNILINFSVLNLTFYVLAVQNWIFARMNVYFGLYGLLLLPWLIKKLFDKKTSAIVYGSCVLLYIIFCYFELESYLSYWGIGYRSDFIGL, from the coding sequence GTGCTGTGGATAACACTCGCTATAGTTTTTATAAGCGGATATTTTGCCCGAAGGTACAATGGCAATGTTGCTGCAATAGACGGCGTTATTCTTACTTCCAACAGGCCCAATAAGGGCTTGGCCTTTATCGCTGCTGCAGCACTGGTTTTAGTCTCAGGCCTACGCAACAATATCGGCGATACTGGCTACTATATATATGGTTTTGTTCATTCTATACCATATAAGGGTGAGCCGGGTTTTGATGTTTTTCAAAGTCTTATCAAAGAGCTCATCTCCAATGACCCGCAAGTTTTTATATTCATATGTGCTTTGATTACCAATGCATTGATCGTGCTTGTATTTTATAAATACTCCGCTATGTTCGAGCTCAGCCTGTTTCTCTATATCACCACCGGTAATTATTTAGTTACGATGAATGGCATCAGACAATGTCTGGTATCGGCAATAGTATTTTTAGGGACTCAACTTATTGCAACAGGGAAATGGCTGCCTTTCTTTATTCTCGTCGGCTTAGTAAGTACGATTCATACGTCGGCGTTGATCTTTATTCCCGTCTATTTTTTTGTCAGATTAAAGCCATGGAGCAAGCTGATTAGTATCACACTGATCGCAGCTATCGTTGTTCTCTTATTATTTGATCAAATTGGCGCTTTTTTGTTAGGTACTTTCGACGGTACTCAATATGCTGGTTATGAAAAATCAATACTTGCAGCAGGCGGCGGGGCCAATATACTCAGAGTATTTGTTGGGGCTGTCCCGGTGATATTAGCCTATTTAGGGAGAAAACAAATTGAAAAAAATAATGATAAATTTGTCAATATACTCATTAACTTTAGTGTATTAAATCTTACTTTTTATGTTTTAGCTGTACAAAACTGGATTTTCGCCAGAATGAATGTGTATTTTGGTTTGTATGGGCTGCTGCTTTTACCGTGGCTAATAAAAAAACTGTTTGATAAAAAAACGAGCGCAATTGTCTATGGCAGCTGCGTGCTATTGTATATCATTTTTTGTTATTTCGAGCTGGAAAGTTATTTGAGTTATTGGGGAATTGGATATAGAAGTGATTTTATCGGACTTTAA